In Leifsonia sp. ZF2019, a genomic segment contains:
- the hisB gene encoding imidazoleglycerol-phosphate dehydratase HisB: MTDRTASLQRETSESSIELSLDLDGTGVSEIATSVPFYDHLLTAFAKHSLTDLRVRANGDTQIDVHHTVEDVGIVLGQAIRQALGDKSGISRYGDALVPLDEALVQAVVDLSGRPYLVHGGEPAGFEFHLIGGHFTGSMVRHVFEAISFNAAMTTHVTVIGGRDPHHIAEAEFKAFARAFRQAKALDPLVNGIPSTKGAL, from the coding sequence ATGACCGATCGCACCGCCAGCCTGCAGCGCGAGACCAGCGAGTCGAGCATCGAGCTGAGCCTCGACCTCGACGGGACGGGCGTCTCCGAGATCGCCACCAGCGTCCCGTTCTACGACCACCTGCTCACGGCGTTCGCGAAGCACTCGCTGACCGACCTGCGCGTGCGCGCGAACGGTGACACGCAGATCGACGTGCACCACACCGTCGAGGACGTCGGCATCGTGCTCGGTCAGGCGATCCGTCAGGCGCTCGGCGACAAGAGCGGCATCTCCCGGTACGGCGATGCGCTCGTGCCCCTGGACGAGGCCCTGGTCCAGGCGGTCGTCGACCTCTCCGGCCGCCCGTACCTGGTGCACGGCGGTGAGCCCGCCGGGTTCGAGTTCCACCTCATCGGCGGTCACTTCACGGGCTCGATGGTGCGTCACGTCTTCGAGGCCATCTCCTTCAACGCGGCCATGACGACGCACGTCACCGTCATCGGCGGGCGCGACCCGCACCACATCGCGGAGGCGGAGTTCAAGGCGTTCGCGCGTGCGTTCCGCCAGGCGAAGGCGCTGGATCCGCTGGTGAACGGCATCCCGTCGACCAAGGGCGCGCTGTGA
- a CDS encoding histidinol-phosphate transaminase encodes MTSLSDLPIRDDLRGRTPYGAPQKSVPVALNVNENTHPVPEDVAADIVSRVAVAITGVNRYPDREFTELREAFARYLGHGLDASRIWAANGSNEVLQHILQAFGGPGRSLLGFAPTYSMYPLLASGTGTDWIAGPRDTDYELTPETAAAEIRRTDPDIVILCSPNNPTGTPLGLATIEAAYDAARGIVVVDEAYAEFMPEGEPSALALLDGRPRLLVSRTMSKAFAFAGARVGYLAADPAVVDALRLVRLPYHLSALTQAAAVGALAHADEMLAMVGEIRQQRDRLVVELAALGYAPHRSGSNFVLFGGVEDPHAVFEALLERGILIRDVGIPNHLRVTAGTEAETTAFLEALAALGRPSGSASAVPVNSQS; translated from the coding sequence GTGACCTCCCTTTCCGATCTCCCGATCCGTGATGACCTGCGTGGACGGACGCCGTACGGTGCCCCGCAGAAGTCGGTTCCCGTCGCTCTCAACGTGAACGAGAACACGCATCCGGTGCCGGAGGACGTCGCGGCGGACATCGTCTCCCGCGTCGCGGTCGCCATCACGGGCGTCAACCGCTACCCCGACCGCGAGTTCACGGAGTTGCGCGAGGCCTTCGCGCGCTACCTCGGCCACGGCCTCGACGCGAGCCGGATCTGGGCGGCGAACGGATCCAACGAAGTGCTGCAGCACATCCTGCAGGCGTTCGGAGGGCCGGGCCGCAGCCTGCTCGGGTTCGCCCCGACGTACTCGATGTACCCGTTGCTCGCATCCGGCACCGGCACCGACTGGATCGCCGGGCCGCGCGACACCGACTACGAGCTGACGCCGGAGACCGCCGCGGCGGAGATCCGCCGCACCGACCCCGACATCGTCATCCTCTGTTCGCCCAACAACCCCACCGGCACCCCGCTGGGCCTCGCGACGATCGAAGCCGCGTATGACGCGGCCCGTGGCATCGTCGTCGTGGACGAGGCCTACGCCGAGTTCATGCCCGAGGGAGAGCCGTCCGCTCTCGCTCTGCTCGACGGGCGCCCCCGTCTCCTGGTCTCGCGGACCATGAGCAAGGCCTTCGCCTTCGCCGGCGCCCGCGTCGGCTATCTCGCCGCCGACCCGGCCGTCGTCGACGCCCTTCGTCTGGTGCGCCTCCCGTACCACCTGTCGGCGCTGACCCAGGCGGCGGCGGTGGGCGCCCTCGCCCACGCGGACGAGATGCTCGCGATGGTGGGGGAGATCCGGCAGCAGCGCGACCGGCTCGTCGTCGAACTCGCGGCCCTGGGATACGCGCCGCACCGCAGCGGCAGCAACTTCGTGCTGTTCGGCGGAGTGGAGGACCCGCACGCGGTCTTCGAGGCGCTGTTGGAGCGCGGCATCCTGATCCGCGACGTGGGCATCCCGAACCACTTGCGGGTAACCGCGGGGACCGAGGCAGAGACCACCGCCTTCCTGGAGGCGCTGGCCGCGCTCGGGCGCCCGTCCGGCAGCGCGTCCGCCGTCCCAGTAAACTCGCAGTCATGA
- a CDS encoding LysM peptidoglycan-binding domain-containing protein: protein MSTTVMVSSTIPALPAGARTRLRLTRRGRAVLTTLAALPLILGALVFALNGGGAVATSEQAHVAFQHVTVESGDSLWTVAERIAPSADPRDVIADLVQLNGLDASGVVSPGQQLAVPTKYEH, encoded by the coding sequence ATGAGCACGACGGTGATGGTGAGCAGCACGATTCCCGCTCTTCCCGCGGGCGCACGCACGCGGCTGCGTCTCACGCGACGCGGTCGGGCTGTGCTGACGACGCTCGCGGCTCTCCCGCTCATCCTCGGAGCCCTGGTGTTCGCGCTCAATGGGGGCGGCGCCGTGGCGACCAGCGAGCAGGCCCACGTGGCCTTCCAGCACGTGACGGTGGAGTCGGGCGACTCGCTCTGGACGGTCGCGGAGCGCATCGCGCCGAGCGCCGATCCTCGCGACGTCATCGCCGACCTGGTGCAGCTGAACGGGCTCGACGCCTCCGGCGTCGTGTCGCCCGGGCAGCAGCTCGCGGTCCCGACCAAGTACGAGCACTGA
- the lexA gene encoding transcriptional repressor LexA, producing MSNENQAPRGGTRRRKNLSEKQLAILDVIQKSVNQRGYPPSMREIGDAVGLSSLSSVTHQLNQLELSGYLRRDPNRPRALEILIDLPSSSSESVDYENQTPVGDAAMVPLVGRIAAGVPITAEQQVEEVFPLPRQLVGNGELFMLKVVGESMIDAAITDGDWVVVRQQNTAENGDIVAAMLDEEATVKVFRQRDGHTWLLPRNSNFEPILGDYAQILGKVVAVLRAV from the coding sequence GTGTCGAACGAGAATCAGGCTCCGCGGGGCGGCACGCGCCGCCGAAAGAACCTCAGCGAGAAGCAGCTCGCCATCCTCGACGTGATCCAGAAGTCCGTGAACCAGCGGGGCTATCCGCCGAGCATGCGCGAGATCGGCGACGCCGTCGGCCTCTCCTCCCTCTCGTCGGTCACTCACCAGCTCAACCAGCTGGAGCTGAGCGGGTACCTGCGCCGCGACCCGAACCGCCCCCGCGCCCTCGAGATCCTCATCGACCTGCCGTCGTCGTCGTCCGAGTCCGTCGACTACGAGAACCAGACCCCTGTCGGCGACGCCGCGATGGTCCCACTCGTCGGCCGCATCGCCGCCGGCGTGCCGATCACGGCCGAGCAACAGGTGGAGGAGGTCTTCCCCCTCCCCCGCCAGCTGGTCGGCAACGGCGAGCTCTTCATGCTCAAGGTCGTCGGCGAGTCGATGATCGACGCCGCCATCACCGACGGCGACTGGGTCGTGGTGCGCCAGCAGAACACCGCGGAGAACGGCGACATCGTGGCGGCGATGCTCGACGAGGAGGCCACCGTCAAGGTCTTCCGGCAGCGTGACGGCCACACGTGGCTGCTGCCGCGCAACTCCAACTTCGAGCCGATCCTGGGCGACTACGCGCAGATCCTCGGCAAGGTCGTCGCCGTCCTCCGCGCCGTCTGA
- a CDS encoding metallopeptidase family protein, with the protein MVQMTDAEFEELVGAVFDALPDAIVGHLDNVAFLIQDQPSGERPRLFGLYSGRPLTTRGVYGFGELPDRITLFRNNLEESCSDVDELRARVRVTLVHEIGHYYGLDDAKLQELGWA; encoded by the coding sequence ATGGTGCAGATGACCGACGCCGAGTTCGAGGAGCTGGTGGGCGCCGTGTTCGACGCGCTGCCGGACGCGATCGTCGGGCACCTCGACAACGTGGCGTTCCTCATCCAGGACCAGCCGTCGGGGGAGCGGCCGCGCCTGTTCGGGCTCTACAGCGGACGGCCGCTGACGACCCGCGGCGTCTATGGATTCGGTGAGCTGCCGGACCGCATCACGCTGTTCCGCAACAACCTGGAGGAGAGCTGCTCGGACGTCGACGAGCTGCGCGCCCGTGTGCGGGTGACACTGGTGCACGAGATCGGGCACTACTACGGCCTCGACGACGCGAAGCTGCAGGAGCTCGGCTGGGCCTGA
- the metE gene encoding 5-methyltetrahydropteroyltriglutamate--homocysteine S-methyltransferase: MTSTSRAAFPAGTILGYPRIGRRRELKKAVESFWAGTIDAAELEATAAGLRAATRERLASLGLGRDDASIPESFSYYDQVLDAAVAVGAVPSRFSGLARADGSVDLAGYFTIARGEGDNAPLEMTKWFDSNYHYLVPEIGPETDFRLASDRLVREFEEARGAGFVTRPVIVGPVTFLLLSKASDEAPEGFRPLSRLADLLPVYRELLARLDAAGAPWVQLDEPALVSESIEEPREAVLEALRTAYSALGGAADRPAIFVAAPYGSLDDALPVLAASPIEALSLDLVRGSLPSGLDAATAGSLATKTVVGGVIDGHNIWRGDLEAAFGTLTELLSLSPDVAVSTSTSLLHVPHDVEDEPDLDARLKGWLAFADQKVGQVAVLARGLVDGHEAIQDELTAATASLADRASAPGVRVDAVRAREAALTEADFRRGAYEDRLAAQDAALGLPFLPTTTIGSFPQTGDIRRSRAQLVKGLITEAEYLARMQAEIKRVVDLQEEIGIDVIVHGEPERNDMVQYFAENLDGFAVTQNGWVQSYGSRCTRPSILWGDVSRPKPITVDWSTYTQSLTDKPVKGMLTGPVTILAWSFVRDDQPLGETARQVALALRDEIEDLEAAGIRVVQVDEPALRELLPLKRAAQDEYLDWSVGSFRLATAGVRDETQIHTHLCYSEFGVVIDAIRNLDADVTSIEAARSRMEVVHDVQTSGFEHGIGPGVYDIHSPRVPSVAEVTELLETALGAIPGRQLWVNPDCGLKTRGYDETVASLRNIIEATRAVRERVSVEA, translated from the coding sequence ATGACCTCCACCTCCCGTGCCGCCTTCCCGGCGGGAACGATCCTCGGCTACCCGCGCATCGGACGCCGTCGCGAGCTCAAGAAGGCGGTCGAGTCCTTCTGGGCCGGCACGATCGATGCCGCAGAGCTGGAAGCGACCGCGGCCGGACTGCGCGCCGCCACCCGCGAGCGGCTTGCGAGCCTCGGGCTGGGCCGCGACGACGCCTCCATCCCCGAGAGCTTCAGCTACTACGACCAGGTGCTCGACGCGGCCGTCGCCGTCGGCGCCGTACCGAGCCGGTTCTCCGGCCTCGCGCGCGCGGACGGCTCCGTCGACCTCGCCGGCTACTTCACCATCGCGCGGGGCGAGGGCGACAACGCCCCGCTCGAGATGACGAAGTGGTTCGACTCCAACTACCACTATCTGGTGCCGGAGATCGGCCCGGAGACCGACTTCCGCCTCGCGTCGGACCGTCTCGTCCGCGAGTTCGAGGAGGCGCGCGGCGCCGGCTTCGTCACCCGACCGGTGATCGTCGGCCCGGTGACATTCCTGCTGCTCAGCAAGGCGTCGGACGAGGCGCCGGAGGGCTTCCGGCCGCTGTCGCGCCTGGCCGACCTCCTGCCGGTGTACCGCGAGCTGCTCGCCCGGCTCGACGCCGCCGGCGCACCGTGGGTGCAGCTCGACGAGCCGGCCCTCGTCAGCGAGAGCATCGAGGAGCCGCGGGAGGCCGTCCTGGAGGCGCTCCGTACCGCCTATTCCGCGCTGGGCGGCGCAGCCGACCGCCCGGCGATCTTCGTCGCCGCCCCGTACGGCAGCCTGGACGACGCACTCCCCGTCCTCGCCGCCTCGCCGATCGAGGCCCTCTCACTCGACCTCGTCCGGGGCTCGCTGCCGTCCGGGCTGGACGCGGCGACAGCCGGGTCGCTCGCGACCAAGACCGTCGTCGGCGGCGTGATCGACGGCCACAACATCTGGCGCGGCGATCTCGAGGCCGCGTTCGGCACGCTCACCGAGCTGCTGTCGCTCAGCCCCGACGTCGCCGTCTCCACCTCCACCTCGCTGCTGCACGTGCCGCACGACGTCGAGGACGAGCCCGACCTCGACGCTCGCCTGAAGGGGTGGCTCGCGTTCGCCGACCAGAAGGTCGGGCAGGTCGCCGTGCTGGCCCGCGGCCTGGTGGACGGCCACGAGGCCATCCAGGACGAGCTCACGGCGGCGACCGCGTCGCTCGCGGACCGCGCCTCCGCCCCGGGCGTCCGGGTCGACGCGGTGCGCGCCCGCGAGGCCGCGCTCACCGAGGCCGACTTCCGCCGCGGCGCCTACGAGGACCGGCTCGCGGCCCAGGACGCGGCGCTCGGCCTGCCGTTCCTCCCGACCACGACCATCGGCTCCTTCCCGCAGACCGGCGACATCCGCCGCTCCCGCGCACAGTTGGTGAAAGGGCTCATCACCGAGGCGGAGTACCTCGCCAGGATGCAGGCCGAGATCAAGCGCGTCGTCGACCTGCAGGAGGAGATCGGCATCGACGTCATCGTGCACGGCGAGCCCGAGCGCAACGACATGGTGCAGTACTTCGCGGAGAACCTCGACGGGTTCGCCGTCACCCAGAACGGCTGGGTGCAGTCCTATGGATCGCGCTGCACGCGTCCGTCCATCCTGTGGGGGGACGTCTCGCGACCGAAGCCGATCACGGTGGACTGGTCGACGTACACGCAGAGCCTCACCGACAAGCCGGTCAAGGGGATGCTGACGGGTCCGGTGACGATCCTCGCCTGGTCGTTCGTGCGCGACGACCAGCCGCTCGGCGAGACCGCCCGCCAGGTCGCGCTCGCGCTGCGCGACGAGATCGAGGACCTCGAGGCCGCGGGCATCCGCGTCGTCCAGGTGGACGAGCCCGCGCTGCGCGAGCTGCTGCCGCTGAAGCGTGCCGCGCAGGACGAGTACCTGGACTGGTCGGTCGGCTCCTTCCGGCTCGCGACGGCCGGCGTGCGCGACGAGACGCAGATCCACACCCACCTCTGCTACTCGGAGTTCGGTGTGGTCATCGACGCGATCCGCAACCTCGACGCCGACGTCACCAGCATCGAGGCCGCGCGCAGCCGCATGGAGGTCGTGCACGACGTCCAGACCTCCGGCTTCGAGCACGGCATCGGCCCGGGCGTCTACGACATCCACTCGCCGCGCGTCCCCTCCGTCGCCGAGGTCACCGAGCTGCTCGAGACGGCGCTCGGCGCGATCCCCGGTCGCCAGCTCTGGGTCAACCCGGACTGCGGACTGAAGACACGGGGATACGACGAGACTGTCGCATCGCTCCGCAACATCATCGAGGCGACGCGCGCGGTGCGCGAGCGCGTGTCCGTCGAGGCCTGA
- a CDS encoding methylenetetrahydrofolate reductase, with protein MSCTTSRYSFELYPPRNERAAAALPATIARLAAARPDFISVTYGANGSSRTSSLDVLRQILEHTDVSPMAHLTCVGSSHEEANRLIREFLDAGVRRFLAVRGDPPEDAAPGDDGLGDIRSSAELVQLIHRVQAERVPYGELPVPELHAQAVLAHREHVQIAVAAFPNGHPASHSLSQDIDALLAKQAAGANLGITQLFFHAEDYLSFAQKAKDAGVTFPILPGIMPVTSPGRLARMLELSGEDLPSDLAIQLEVEPTDEGRREIGIAWAANLGRRLLDGGAPGLHLYTFNQSEAVLSVLDRIGVLPADATSAVSTS; from the coding sequence ATGAGCTGTACCACCTCCCGGTACTCCTTCGAGCTCTACCCGCCGCGCAACGAGCGCGCCGCCGCCGCGCTGCCCGCGACCATCGCGCGGCTCGCCGCCGCCCGACCGGACTTCATCTCCGTCACGTACGGGGCGAACGGCTCGTCGCGGACCTCCTCGCTCGACGTGCTCCGTCAGATCCTGGAGCACACCGACGTCAGCCCCATGGCGCACCTCACGTGCGTCGGCTCGTCCCACGAGGAGGCCAACCGGCTCATCCGTGAATTCCTCGACGCGGGGGTCCGGCGCTTCCTGGCCGTGCGCGGCGACCCGCCGGAAGACGCCGCACCCGGCGACGACGGCCTCGGTGACATCCGCAGCTCGGCCGAACTGGTCCAGCTCATCCACCGCGTCCAGGCGGAGCGCGTTCCGTACGGGGAGCTGCCGGTGCCGGAGCTGCACGCCCAGGCCGTGCTCGCCCATCGCGAGCACGTGCAGATCGCGGTCGCGGCGTTCCCCAACGGGCATCCCGCCTCCCATTCGCTGTCGCAGGACATCGACGCCCTGCTCGCCAAGCAGGCCGCCGGCGCCAACCTCGGGATCACCCAGCTGTTCTTCCACGCCGAGGACTACCTGTCGTTCGCACAGAAAGCGAAGGACGCGGGTGTCACCTTCCCGATCCTGCCCGGCATCATGCCGGTGACATCGCCGGGGCGTCTCGCCCGCATGCTCGAGCTGAGCGGCGAGGACCTCCCCAGCGACCTGGCCATCCAGCTCGAGGTGGAGCCCACGGACGAGGGCCGCCGCGAGATCGGCATCGCGTGGGCTGCGAACCTGGGCCGGCGCCTGCTCGACGGCGGCGCCCCCGGCCTCCACCTCTACACCTTCAACCAGAGCGAGGCGGTGCTGTCCGTCCTCGACCGGATCGGCGTCCTGCCCGCCGACGCCACCTCCGCCGTCTCCACCTCCTGA
- the hflX gene encoding GTPase HflX, with the protein MTERTEIEEHGTDDVVARVLATEKNRASVTLFGTGAQALQSTATADGSHDGEQFDREERAALRRVSGLSTELEDVTEVEYRQLRLENVVLIGVYSQGTLQDAENSMRELAALAETAGAVVLDGLLQRRPHPDPSTYLGRGKAEELAGIVAALGADTVVADTELASSQRRALEDVVKVKVIDRTAVILDIFSQHAKSREGKAQVELAQLEYLLPRLRGWGESMSRQAGGQVGGAGAGMGSRGPGETKIELDRRRIHTRMAKLRKQIAGFKPAREAKRANRNRNSVPSVAIAGYTNAGKSSLLNRVTKAGVLVENALFATLDATVRRSVTADGRLYTLADTVGFVRNLPHQLVEAFRSTLEEVADSDVILHVVDGSHPDPASQLATVRDVIGEVGARDIPEIVVFNKADLIGPDERLVLRGLEPGAIFASARTGEGIDEVLAAIARLLPDLSVEVRLVVPYDRGDLISALHERGRVLSTEYVEEGTRVHAKIMPEYAAVFEPFAV; encoded by the coding sequence ATGACTGAACGAACCGAAATCGAAGAACACGGCACCGACGACGTCGTCGCGCGCGTGCTCGCGACCGAGAAGAACCGTGCGAGCGTGACGCTGTTCGGGACGGGCGCGCAGGCGCTCCAGTCCACGGCGACCGCCGACGGCTCCCACGACGGCGAGCAGTTCGACCGGGAGGAGCGCGCGGCACTCCGCCGCGTCAGCGGGCTCTCGACCGAGCTCGAGGACGTCACCGAGGTCGAGTACCGGCAGCTCCGACTCGAGAACGTGGTGCTCATCGGCGTGTACTCGCAGGGCACCCTGCAGGACGCCGAGAACTCCATGCGCGAGCTCGCCGCCCTGGCGGAGACCGCGGGCGCCGTCGTGCTCGACGGCCTGCTCCAGCGCCGCCCGCATCCGGACCCGAGTACCTACCTCGGGCGCGGCAAGGCGGAGGAACTGGCGGGCATCGTCGCCGCGCTCGGCGCGGACACCGTCGTGGCCGACACCGAGCTGGCGTCGAGCCAGCGGCGCGCGCTCGAGGACGTCGTGAAGGTGAAGGTGATCGACCGCACCGCGGTGATCCTCGACATCTTCAGCCAGCACGCCAAGAGCCGCGAGGGCAAGGCGCAGGTGGAGCTCGCGCAGCTCGAGTACCTGCTTCCGCGCCTGCGCGGCTGGGGCGAGTCGATGTCTCGCCAGGCCGGTGGCCAGGTCGGCGGCGCCGGTGCGGGCATGGGGTCGCGCGGTCCCGGTGAGACGAAGATCGAGCTGGACCGTCGGCGCATCCACACCCGGATGGCGAAACTGCGCAAGCAGATCGCCGGGTTCAAGCCCGCCCGCGAGGCGAAGCGCGCGAACCGCAACCGCAACTCCGTGCCCTCCGTCGCGATCGCCGGCTACACCAACGCCGGCAAGTCGAGCCTTCTGAACCGGGTGACCAAGGCGGGCGTGCTCGTCGAGAACGCCCTGTTCGCCACGCTCGACGCGACCGTGCGCCGCTCCGTGACCGCCGACGGCCGCCTGTACACCCTCGCCGACACCGTCGGCTTCGTGCGCAACCTGCCGCACCAGCTGGTGGAGGCGTTCCGCTCGACGCTGGAGGAGGTGGCCGACTCCGATGTGATCCTCCACGTCGTCGACGGCTCGCATCCCGACCCGGCGTCGCAGCTGGCGACAGTGCGCGACGTGATCGGCGAGGTCGGGGCGCGCGACATCCCGGAGATCGTGGTCTTCAACAAGGCCGACCTGATCGGCCCGGACGAGCGGCTGGTGCTGCGCGGGCTGGAGCCCGGAGCGATCTTCGCCTCCGCCCGCACGGGTGAGGGGATCGACGAGGTGCTCGCGGCGATCGCCCGGCTGCTGCCCGACCTGTCGGTCGAGGTGCGGCTCGTCGTGCCGTACGACCGGGGCGACCTGATCTCGGCCCTGCACGAGCGCGGACGTGTCCTCTCCACGGAATACGTGGAGGAGGGCACGCGGGTCCACGCGAAGATCATGCCGGAGTACGCGGCGGTGTTCGAGCCGTTCGCGGTCTGA
- a CDS encoding class I SAM-dependent methyltransferase, translating into MASGDHYFSTAPESEMNLRPITVRLAGQTYELTTANGIFSPERIDTGTRVLLDHVPAAPPGGQFLDLGCGWGPLALTLALESPHATVWAVDVNTRALDVVRLNAQKLGLTNINPVTPDDVPDDLLFTAIWSNPPIRIGKDELHNILTRWLPRLEPGSDAWLVVQRNLGSDSLHRWIEAALPELKTTRAAISKGYRVLRSHRPRRTADD; encoded by the coding sequence ATGGCGAGCGGAGACCACTACTTTTCCACGGCTCCCGAGAGCGAGATGAACCTGCGGCCCATCACCGTACGGCTGGCCGGCCAGACGTACGAGCTGACGACCGCGAACGGCATCTTCAGCCCCGAGCGCATCGATACGGGAACGAGAGTCCTGCTCGACCATGTCCCCGCTGCGCCGCCCGGAGGTCAGTTCCTCGACCTGGGCTGCGGCTGGGGACCGCTGGCTCTCACACTGGCTCTCGAATCCCCTCATGCGACGGTCTGGGCCGTCGACGTCAACACCCGAGCCCTGGATGTGGTGCGCTTGAACGCGCAGAAGCTCGGTCTCACCAATATTAACCCCGTCACCCCCGACGATGTTCCCGACGACCTGCTGTTCACGGCGATCTGGTCCAATCCGCCCATCCGGATCGGCAAGGACGAGCTGCACAACATCCTCACCCGCTGGCTCCCGCGCCTCGAGCCGGGGTCGGACGCGTGGCTGGTCGTGCAGCGCAATCTCGGCAGCGACTCCCTGCACCGCTGGATCGAGGCGGCCCTGCCTGAGCTGAAGACGACGCGCGCCGCGATCTCCAAGGGCTACCGCGTCCTCCGCTCGCACCGGCCGCGGCGCACCGCTGACGACTGA
- the dapF gene encoding diaminopimelate epimerase — MATLHFTKGQGTGNDFVLYSDPDGRLPLTAAQIAEICDRHFGVGADGVIRAVKSKHLPEGVEALAEDEGAEWFMDYYNADGSAAEMCGNGIRVYTRFLIESGLVELADGDTLAIGTRSGVRDVQRNLTGFQVDLGRWDLDGGEPLVRAKELPVARPGLGIDMGNPHVVVAVADESELEAADLTYIPHLEPAPEHGANVEFVVPHEPLVKDGVGRIRMRVHERGSGETLSCGTGAAAAALAVRYWAGDGAPNQWRVDVPGGTVGVRMFATEDGEHVALSGPAELVYTGTLELA, encoded by the coding sequence ATGGCGACACTCCACTTCACCAAAGGTCAGGGCACGGGCAACGACTTCGTGCTCTACTCCGACCCGGACGGACGGCTTCCGCTGACGGCCGCGCAGATCGCCGAGATCTGCGACCGCCACTTCGGCGTCGGAGCCGACGGCGTCATCCGCGCGGTGAAGTCCAAGCACCTCCCGGAGGGCGTCGAGGCACTCGCGGAGGACGAGGGCGCCGAGTGGTTCATGGACTACTACAACGCCGACGGATCGGCGGCCGAGATGTGCGGCAACGGCATCCGCGTCTACACCCGCTTCCTGATCGAATCGGGGCTCGTGGAGCTCGCCGACGGAGACACCCTCGCCATCGGGACCCGCTCAGGCGTCCGCGATGTGCAGCGCAACCTCACCGGATTCCAGGTCGACCTCGGGCGCTGGGACCTCGACGGCGGCGAGCCCCTGGTGCGCGCGAAGGAGCTCCCGGTCGCGCGCCCGGGCCTCGGCATCGACATGGGCAACCCGCACGTCGTCGTCGCGGTCGCGGACGAGAGCGAGCTGGAGGCCGCCGACCTCACGTACATCCCGCACCTCGAGCCGGCGCCCGAGCACGGCGCGAACGTCGAGTTCGTCGTGCCGCACGAGCCGCTCGTCAAGGACGGCGTCGGCCGCATCCGGATGCGCGTGCACGAGCGCGGCAGCGGCGAGACGCTCTCGTGCGGAACAGGCGCGGCCGCCGCGGCGCTCGCGGTGCGGTACTGGGCGGGAGACGGCGCACCGAATCAGTGGCGCGTCGATGTGCCGGGCGGGACCGTGGGCGTGCGCATGTTCGCCACGGAGGACGGCGAGCACGTCGCCCTCAGCGGCCCGGCGGAACTGGTCTACACGGGCACCCTCGAGCTCGCCTGA
- the miaA gene encoding tRNA (adenosine(37)-N6)-dimethylallyltransferase MiaA, which produces MNADGPGVVAIVGATGTGKTDLSLALAERLRARGQAAEVVNADAMQLYRGMDIGTAKIPASEWRGVPHHLFDVLDVTEEATVARYQPEARAAVDDILARGAVPILVGGSGLYVSSVVFDFRFPGTDPELRARLETELAAQGPGMLHRRLAAVDPVAAARIGSTNGRRIVRALEVAELTGEPVSGTLPETPVPWRPVTLLGLAAPRDELVTRLDARVERMWADGLLDEVRGLIPRGIERGITAGRAIGYAQALAELRGELTTAEAIGRTQQLTRRYARRQVSWFKRYPDLHWLAYDDPAIVDAALARL; this is translated from the coding sequence CTGAACGCCGACGGCCCCGGCGTCGTCGCGATCGTCGGGGCCACCGGAACCGGCAAGACCGACCTCTCGCTCGCGCTCGCCGAGCGCCTGCGCGCGCGCGGACAGGCCGCGGAGGTCGTCAACGCCGACGCCATGCAGCTCTACCGCGGCATGGACATCGGCACGGCCAAGATCCCCGCGAGCGAGTGGCGCGGTGTGCCGCACCACCTGTTCGACGTCCTCGACGTCACCGAGGAGGCCACGGTCGCCCGGTATCAGCCCGAGGCACGGGCCGCGGTCGACGACATCCTGGCGCGCGGTGCGGTCCCGATCCTGGTCGGCGGATCCGGGCTCTACGTCTCCAGCGTGGTGTTCGACTTCCGGTTCCCCGGCACCGACCCGGAGCTGCGGGCGCGTCTCGAGACCGAGCTCGCGGCGCAGGGACCGGGGATGCTCCACCGACGGCTGGCCGCGGTCGACCCCGTGGCCGCCGCGCGCATCGGGTCGACGAACGGCCGACGCATCGTGCGCGCCCTGGAGGTCGCCGAGCTGACCGGCGAGCCGGTGAGCGGCACCCTGCCCGAGACGCCCGTTCCCTGGCGGCCGGTGACGCTCCTGGGACTGGCGGCGCCGCGCGACGAGCTCGTGACCCGGCTCGACGCCCGCGTCGAGCGCATGTGGGCCGACGGCCTGCTCGACGAGGTGCGCGGCCTGATCCCTCGAGGGATCGAGCGCGGCATCACCGCTGGCCGCGCCATCGGATACGCCCAGGCCCTCGCCGAGCTGCGCGGCGAGCTGACGACGGCCGAGGCGATCGGCCGGACCCAGCAGTTGACCCGTCGCTACGCGCGACGCCAGGTGAGCTGGTTCAAACGGTACCCGGACCTCCACTGGCTGGCGTACGACGACCCGGCGATCGTGGACGCGGCGCTCGCTAGGCTGTGA